A genomic window from Rhodococcus sp. KBS0724 includes:
- a CDS encoding ABC transporter ATP-binding protein: MTAATIDPAATGSTRPEPLLELSGVRAGYGSIEVLHGVDLVLEPGAVVALLGPNGGGKTSTLKVCSGVLPVTRGEFKLAGRVVNGVEASELARLGVCSIPEGRGIFANLSVRENLWIATGTGASLADLEEVAYTRFPILGERRAQLAGSMSGGEQQMLALSRALGTHPTVLLLDELSMGLAPRIVSQMYDVVGSLAAEGISILVAEQFARAVLPIATSAALMLQGRVTRVGDPHEIEQELSTSYLGG, encoded by the coding sequence ATGACCGCAGCAACGATCGATCCGGCGGCCACCGGATCGACCCGCCCGGAGCCGTTGCTCGAATTATCGGGTGTGCGTGCCGGTTACGGATCCATCGAGGTCCTGCACGGCGTGGACCTCGTACTCGAGCCCGGCGCCGTGGTGGCCTTGCTCGGCCCGAACGGCGGCGGAAAAACCTCGACCCTGAAAGTGTGCTCCGGTGTCCTGCCGGTCACGCGCGGTGAGTTCAAGCTCGCCGGCCGCGTCGTGAACGGCGTCGAAGCGTCCGAACTCGCCCGGTTGGGTGTGTGCTCCATCCCGGAAGGCCGCGGGATCTTCGCGAACCTCTCGGTGCGGGAGAACCTGTGGATCGCCACCGGAACCGGAGCCTCGCTCGCGGACCTCGAAGAGGTTGCGTACACCAGGTTCCCGATTCTGGGGGAGCGGCGGGCTCAGTTGGCGGGTTCGATGTCCGGCGGTGAGCAGCAGATGCTCGCGCTCTCTCGGGCGTTGGGAACTCATCCGACGGTGCTGCTGCTCGACGAGTTGTCGATGGGCCTGGCCCCTCGAATTGTCTCGCAGATGTACGACGTGGTGGGTTCACTTGCCGCAGAGGGTATTTCCATCCTCGTCGCGGAGCAGTTCGCGCGGGCGGTGTTGCCGATCGCGACGTCGGCGGCGTTGATGTTGCAGGGCCGCGTTACTCGGGTCGGTGACCCGCATGAGATCGAACAAGAACTTTCTACCAGTTATCTAGGAGGATGA
- a CDS encoding VOC family protein yields the protein MEILSSRTILRPADYELTLSFYRDTLGLAIAREYPGGTVFFAGQGLIEIAAHGGTGNGGFRGAIWLQVRDLTAAQTELVLVGVKIAREARQEPWGLHEMWIADPDGTPIVMVQIPEDHPIRRDSRTPQ from the coding sequence GTGGAGATTCTGAGCAGCCGAACGATATTGCGCCCCGCCGACTACGAGCTGACGCTGAGCTTCTACCGGGACACGCTCGGGCTGGCTATTGCCCGTGAATATCCCGGCGGCACAGTGTTCTTCGCTGGCCAGGGCTTGATCGAGATCGCCGCACACGGCGGCACCGGCAACGGCGGGTTCCGTGGCGCGATCTGGCTGCAGGTTCGCGATCTCACCGCCGCCCAGACGGAATTAGTACTCGTCGGAGTCAAGATTGCCCGGGAGGCACGTCAGGAACCGTGGGGTCTTCACGAAATGTGGATCGCCGATCCCGATGGGACGCCGATCGTCATGGTGCAGATCCCGGAGGATCATCCGATCCGCCGTGATTCCCGAACACCGCAGTAG
- a CDS encoding 1,4-dihydroxy-2-naphthoyl-CoA synthase, which yields MTFNPQLWRPVPGFENLTDITYHRHVSQGTVRIAFDRPEVRNAFRPHTVDELYRALDHARMTSDVGAVLLTGNGPSEKDGGWAFCSGGDQRIRGRSGYQYAEGETADTVDKARAGRLHILEVQRLIRFMPKVVICLVNGWAAGGGHSLHVVCDLTLASREHARFKQTDADVGSFDGGYGSAYLAKMVGQKFAREIFFLGETYSAEEMHQMGAVNKVVDHAELENVAIEWAGKINGKSPQAQRMLKYAFNLQDDGLVGQQLFAGEATRLAYMTDEAVEGRDSFLEKRDPDWSPYPWYF from the coding sequence GTGACCTTCAACCCGCAGCTTTGGCGCCCAGTTCCCGGATTCGAGAATCTCACCGACATCACTTATCACCGCCATGTCAGTCAAGGCACAGTTCGTATCGCCTTCGACCGCCCCGAGGTACGCAATGCGTTTCGCCCACACACCGTCGACGAGCTGTACCGGGCACTCGACCACGCCCGGATGACGTCCGACGTGGGCGCCGTACTGCTCACCGGCAACGGACCGAGCGAGAAGGACGGCGGCTGGGCCTTCTGCTCCGGCGGCGATCAGCGCATCCGTGGCCGTAGCGGCTACCAGTACGCGGAAGGCGAAACGGCCGACACCGTCGACAAGGCCCGCGCCGGACGCCTCCACATCCTCGAAGTCCAGCGACTGATTCGTTTCATGCCCAAGGTGGTCATCTGCCTGGTCAACGGTTGGGCCGCCGGCGGCGGACACAGCCTGCACGTCGTCTGCGACCTGACTCTCGCGAGTCGCGAACATGCCCGGTTCAAGCAGACCGATGCGGACGTCGGAAGTTTCGACGGCGGGTACGGCAGCGCCTACCTCGCAAAGATGGTGGGCCAGAAGTTCGCTCGCGAGATCTTCTTCCTCGGCGAGACCTATTCCGCCGAGGAAATGCATCAGATGGGCGCCGTCAACAAGGTTGTCGATCACGCCGAGCTCGAGAACGTTGCCATCGAGTGGGCCGGCAAGATCAACGGCAAGTCCCCGCAGGCTCAGCGCATGCTCAAGTACGCGTTCAACCTGCAGGACGACGGCTTGGTCGGTCAGCAGCTATTTGCCGGTGAGGCAACGCGTTTGGCCTACATGACCGACGAAGCTGTCGAGGGCCGCGACTCCTTCCTCGAGAAGCGTGATCCCGACTGGTCGCCGTACCCCTGGTATTTCTGA
- a CDS encoding ABC transporter ATP-binding protein, producing MLETPLLETRGVTVRFGGHVAVKDVSLSVAPGTVTGLIGPNGAGKTTLFNTITGLQKPTSGQVFLDGVDVTKLAPHKRANKGLARTFQRLELFVSLSVRDNLRVAGDIHKANSGNKIDVDAETDRLLELTGLTDVAEKDVSDIPTGRARVVEVARALMTNPRILLLDEPASGQTEQETEVFAQMLTDLAAGGLGICLVEHDIPLVMKVCSTIHVLDYGAVLASGDPEKIRTDPEVIAAYIGTEEEAV from the coding sequence TTGCTCGAAACCCCACTTCTCGAAACTCGTGGTGTCACTGTTCGTTTCGGCGGTCATGTCGCCGTCAAGGACGTCTCGCTGTCGGTGGCTCCGGGAACGGTGACCGGGTTGATCGGCCCTAACGGTGCCGGGAAGACCACCCTGTTCAACACCATCACCGGACTGCAGAAACCGACGTCGGGGCAGGTGTTCCTCGATGGTGTGGACGTGACGAAACTGGCGCCGCACAAGCGGGCCAACAAAGGTTTGGCGCGCACGTTCCAGCGACTGGAGCTGTTCGTCTCCCTGTCGGTGCGCGACAATTTGCGTGTCGCCGGGGATATCCACAAAGCGAACAGCGGCAACAAGATCGACGTCGACGCCGAAACGGATCGACTGCTCGAGCTGACCGGACTGACGGACGTCGCGGAGAAAGATGTCTCCGACATCCCCACCGGCCGCGCTCGCGTCGTCGAGGTTGCGCGGGCACTGATGACGAATCCGCGGATCCTGCTTCTGGACGAGCCGGCGTCGGGTCAGACGGAGCAGGAAACCGAGGTGTTCGCGCAGATGCTCACCGATCTTGCGGCCGGTGGTCTCGGAATCTGTTTGGTGGAGCACGATATTCCGTTGGTCATGAAGGTGTGCTCGACGATTCACGTGCTCGATTACGGAGCCGTGCTGGCTTCGGGTGATCCGGAGAAGATCCGCACCGATCCCGAAGTGATCGCCGCGTACATCGGCACCGAGGAGGAAGCAGTATGA
- a CDS encoding ABC transporter substrate-binding protein yields MKPNKTAKLVVALAATAALVSACAGDRGDDPSATSNGASVATADAVSKSSDAKFGTLASPCGDGDAKGATDQGVSDTEIKIGFGDDRGYVKSPGLNKEMSDAVNALISWCNDQGGINGRKVVGTDYDAAMTQANSVMQEACASQFMMVGYGFAMDQTAEQTRVACNLVSVPGFTVSPDAANGPMTFQGVPFPVDYANGSQWFQMAEMHPDLVNDFDVVNSTMPTIISSTTKIRSIAEAAGFKLKDCGVTLNYDGESSYVPFAEKYKECGVKGLWTSRSAVPAEFNFVKALDQVGIDPIFFGEATWYGDAVKAWNKDTGLLDNLNAGMTFQMLENADKVPAVKQYADLVSEEGGKTALLGMQAASSFLLWATAADECGSDLTRQCMVNELSSIHEWDGGGLHAVTDPGKNMPATCGLMTALTGDEYSQAFPTTAGEFKCDPKYMVATDKSTWGTELGADRISTKYQNANVIKPQS; encoded by the coding sequence GTGAAGCCCAACAAGACCGCGAAGCTGGTTGTGGCACTTGCCGCAACAGCTGCATTGGTCTCTGCCTGTGCCGGCGACCGAGGCGACGACCCGTCGGCCACGTCGAACGGTGCATCCGTTGCGACGGCCGACGCCGTGTCGAAGAGTTCCGATGCAAAGTTCGGAACTCTCGCCTCGCCGTGTGGCGACGGCGATGCAAAGGGCGCCACGGATCAGGGTGTCAGTGACACCGAGATCAAGATCGGCTTCGGCGACGACCGCGGCTACGTGAAGTCACCCGGCCTGAACAAGGAAATGAGCGACGCGGTCAACGCCCTCATCTCCTGGTGCAACGATCAGGGCGGCATCAACGGCCGCAAGGTTGTCGGCACCGACTACGACGCAGCGATGACGCAAGCGAACTCGGTCATGCAGGAAGCGTGCGCCAGCCAGTTCATGATGGTCGGCTACGGCTTCGCGATGGACCAGACCGCAGAGCAGACCCGCGTGGCCTGCAACTTGGTGTCGGTTCCCGGTTTCACGGTGTCACCTGACGCTGCCAACGGCCCGATGACCTTCCAGGGCGTGCCGTTCCCCGTCGACTACGCCAACGGTTCGCAGTGGTTCCAGATGGCTGAGATGCATCCGGATCTGGTGAACGACTTCGACGTCGTCAACAGCACGATGCCGACGATCATCTCCTCCACCACCAAGATTCGTTCGATTGCCGAGGCTGCGGGCTTCAAGCTCAAGGACTGCGGCGTCACGCTGAACTACGACGGTGAATCCAGCTACGTCCCGTTCGCCGAGAAGTACAAGGAATGCGGCGTCAAGGGATTGTGGACGTCTCGTTCGGCGGTTCCGGCCGAGTTCAACTTCGTCAAGGCCCTCGACCAGGTCGGCATCGATCCGATCTTCTTCGGTGAAGCCACGTGGTACGGCGACGCCGTCAAGGCGTGGAACAAGGACACCGGACTGCTCGACAACCTCAACGCCGGCATGACGTTCCAGATGCTCGAGAACGCGGACAAGGTTCCGGCTGTGAAGCAGTACGCAGACCTGGTCAGCGAAGAAGGTGGCAAGACGGCACTCCTCGGTATGCAGGCGGCATCGTCGTTCCTGCTGTGGGCTACCGCGGCGGATGAGTGCGGTAGCGATCTGACGCGTCAGTGCATGGTCAACGAGCTCTCGAGCATCCATGAGTGGGATGGCGGCGGATTGCACGCCGTCACCGATCCGGGCAAGAACATGCCGGCCACCTGCGGCCTGATGACCGCGCTGACAGGCGACGAATACTCACAGGCTTTCCCGACCACGGCCGGCGAGTTCAAGTGCGACCCGAAGTACATGGTTGCCACGGACAAGAGCACGTGGGGCACCGAACTGGGTGCCGATCGCATCTCCACGAAGTACCAGAACGCGAATGTGATCAAGCCGCAGTCCTGA
- a CDS encoding PaaI family thioesterase, translating to MSEPTVEGKETVVPDERRGGFPVFRHIPAGPDFGRFVEAMRRLQDLSVSTHVPDEVLAELATQAEELADRLAPYEVPEGSSPAGSNIHLPGRGSLLMPPWTLERFDAEGVRSTGMFRRYHLGGNGAAHGGIVPLLFDDIFGMTTHAGGRPMSRTGYLHINYRAITPLNTPLVIEGKVDRVEGRKTFVSARLTDLDGKLLVDGDALMIELLPGQP from the coding sequence ATGAGCGAACCCACCGTAGAAGGCAAGGAGACCGTCGTTCCCGACGAGCGTCGGGGCGGTTTCCCAGTCTTCCGACACATACCCGCAGGTCCCGATTTCGGCCGTTTTGTCGAGGCCATGCGGAGGTTGCAGGACCTTTCGGTGTCGACGCATGTCCCCGACGAGGTTCTGGCGGAACTCGCCACGCAAGCGGAGGAGCTTGCCGATCGCCTGGCTCCGTACGAGGTTCCGGAAGGATCGTCGCCTGCCGGCTCGAACATTCACCTGCCGGGTCGGGGCAGTCTCCTCATGCCGCCGTGGACGCTCGAGCGATTCGACGCCGAAGGTGTGCGAAGCACCGGCATGTTCCGCCGCTACCACCTCGGTGGTAACGGCGCAGCTCACGGCGGAATCGTGCCATTGCTCTTCGACGATATCTTCGGCATGACCACCCACGCGGGTGGTCGCCCGATGTCCCGCACCGGATACCTGCACATCAACTACCGCGCGATCACCCCGTTGAATACACCACTGGTGATCGAAGGAAAAGTGGATCGTGTGGAGGGCCGTAAAACGTTTGTCAGCGCCCGGCTGACCGACCTGGACGGGAAGCTTCTTGTCGA
- a CDS encoding ABC transporter permease: MNTFVTFTILGLVLGSVYAIAASGLVLTYNTSGIFNFAHGAQAMLGAFIYWQLRYGWELPTVVALLISLVVVGPLMGLGLYLLVMKGLRDTAEVTKIVVTVSILLGMLSISHWFWHPETARTMQMFFGDQSKITVFGANIRYHELICIFVAIAIAVGLRILFTKTRAGVAMRGVVDDPDLLRLNGHNPERLAALSWAMGSTLAVLAGILITPISGGTLEANMLTLLVIDAFAAAMFGRLRSIPRTFVGAVVLGLAGTYVLAYFPTSWSWTSNFRVSLPMIALFVVLIVLPQDRLRGAVTRTRERYHVPTVRKAVIWGIALIVIVYLLRLLMVTSAITTLTIGMTFAIIALSLTLLTGYAGELNLAPVSFGAIATIVAFHFGISGSGLAAHLNLWGIIVGVLVTAVIGGIVALPALRLRGLYLALATMAFGVFLSNMVLRDTTEHEMFGIRYSLFKDGNIAIPPLKVGPLDLSNDTVFLMTVTALFSVLGVGVIALRNSGYGRRLAAMKDSPAGSAMLGQSLVRLKLSVFMISSGIAGLGGILMSSAMGSVSGESFAIMVSLSLLMLTVVAGIGYVSGALFGGLMAGIGFAVIMVSFTNLASAQPELEGMWLLFGNIAAVSPALIGIGVGANPSGTIHQIVEGYRRLTNAKPVLYGGAAVIAVTYLLALTGVLGNWWFASITIAVVFMLPVIGEMVMPAAVLTAEELAAKKTLVPEEVGIDVPYSDEVRDEIDRELGIDLSKSEKELAAHV; the protein is encoded by the coding sequence ATGAACACTTTTGTCACCTTCACGATTCTGGGTTTGGTCCTGGGGTCGGTGTACGCGATCGCAGCTTCCGGGTTGGTGCTCACGTACAACACGTCCGGCATTTTCAATTTCGCGCACGGCGCTCAGGCGATGCTGGGCGCGTTCATCTACTGGCAGTTGCGGTACGGCTGGGAACTCCCGACCGTCGTTGCGCTGTTGATTTCTTTGGTTGTGGTCGGCCCCTTGATGGGGTTGGGCTTGTATCTGCTTGTGATGAAGGGCCTGCGCGATACCGCGGAGGTCACCAAAATTGTTGTCACGGTGTCGATTCTGCTGGGTATGCTGTCGATTTCGCATTGGTTCTGGCATCCGGAGACGGCGCGCACCATGCAGATGTTCTTCGGCGATCAGTCCAAGATCACGGTGTTCGGCGCCAATATCCGCTATCACGAGTTGATCTGCATCTTCGTTGCCATCGCTATCGCCGTGGGATTGCGAATCCTGTTCACCAAAACTCGCGCTGGTGTTGCGATGCGCGGTGTGGTCGACGATCCGGATTTGTTGCGCCTCAACGGTCACAACCCGGAACGTCTCGCCGCGTTGTCGTGGGCGATGGGTTCGACGTTGGCGGTGTTGGCCGGCATTTTGATCACCCCGATCAGCGGCGGCACCCTCGAGGCGAACATGTTGACGCTGTTGGTGATCGACGCGTTTGCCGCCGCGATGTTCGGCCGGTTGCGCAGCATTCCCCGCACGTTCGTCGGCGCTGTCGTTCTCGGTTTGGCGGGTACGTACGTGTTGGCGTACTTCCCGACGAGTTGGTCGTGGACGTCGAATTTCCGTGTCTCCCTGCCGATGATCGCGCTGTTCGTGGTGTTGATCGTGCTGCCGCAGGATCGTCTGCGCGGCGCCGTCACCCGTACCCGCGAGCGGTATCACGTGCCGACGGTCCGCAAGGCCGTCATCTGGGGTATCGCGCTCATTGTCATCGTGTACCTGCTGCGTCTGCTGATGGTCACCTCGGCGATCACGACGCTGACGATCGGTATGACGTTCGCGATCATCGCGCTCTCGCTGACCTTGTTGACCGGGTATGCCGGTGAATTGAACTTGGCGCCGGTCTCTTTCGGAGCCATCGCCACCATCGTCGCGTTCCACTTCGGTATTTCCGGCAGTGGGTTGGCGGCGCACCTGAACCTGTGGGGCATCATCGTCGGTGTTCTCGTCACCGCCGTCATCGGCGGAATCGTCGCGCTGCCGGCGTTGCGTCTGCGCGGGTTGTATCTGGCGCTCGCAACGATGGCGTTCGGAGTGTTCCTCTCGAACATGGTGTTGCGTGATACCACCGAACACGAGATGTTCGGCATCCGGTATTCGCTGTTCAAGGACGGCAATATCGCGATCCCGCCGCTCAAGGTCGGTCCGCTCGATCTGAGCAACGACACGGTGTTCCTGATGACCGTGACCGCACTGTTCTCGGTTCTCGGTGTCGGGGTGATCGCGTTGCGCAACAGCGGTTACGGCCGTCGTCTCGCGGCGATGAAGGACAGCCCCGCCGGATCGGCGATGCTCGGCCAGTCCCTGGTTCGCCTCAAGCTCAGCGTGTTCATGATCTCCTCCGGCATCGCCGGATTGGGTGGCATCTTGATGTCGAGCGCGATGGGTTCGGTCTCGGGTGAGAGTTTCGCGATCATGGTCTCGCTGTCGCTGCTGATGCTCACCGTCGTCGCCGGAATCGGCTACGTCAGTGGCGCGTTGTTCGGTGGTTTGATGGCGGGTATCGGTTTTGCCGTCATCATGGTCTCGTTCACCAATCTCGCCTCCGCGCAGCCCGAACTCGAAGGCATGTGGCTGCTCTTCGGCAACATCGCCGCCGTGAGCCCGGCGTTGATCGGTATCGGTGTCGGCGCGAACCCCAGTGGCACCATCCACCAGATCGTCGAAGGCTACCGGCGTTTGACGAACGCGAAGCCGGTCCTCTACGGCGGCGCTGCCGTGATCGCGGTGACGTATCTGCTCGCCCTGACCGGGGTACTCGGGAACTGGTGGTTTGCGTCCATCACCATCGCGGTGGTGTTCATGCTGCCGGTGATCGGCGAAATGGTGATGCCGGCAGCGGTTCTCACTGCGGAAGAGTTGGCAGCGAAGAAGACGCTGGTGCCGGAAGAGGTCGGGATCGACGTCCCGTACAGCGACGAGGTCCGCGACGAGATCGACCGCGAACTCGGCATCGATCTGAGCAAGTCCGAAAAGGAGTTGGCCGCCCATGTCTGA